A region from the Actinoplanes sp. OR16 genome encodes:
- the gsmA gene encoding sporangiospore maturation cell wall hydrolase GsmA, with amino-acid sequence MRHTTRRLLTGAALVLAAGTGLGMTPGSAYAAGVSATVDVAGQLKVRSAPSTTAKVVRSITDGRKVSIACAVNGPTVRGKVRTTKVWDRLTDGSYISHGYVRTSAKIQACRTTPSKATAPLYVTGTVRTSDGPVNARSGPGTGYAVAGSVANNTIVKIACAATGPSVAGTVRTSTQWDRLSDGRYIAHAYMLSGTVKTTCAPVAAPAPVLTPEQFIKAAVPGAQQGWREYGVPPSVTIAQAILESGWGRSGLSSVDRNYFGIKCQNDYHGPHATGCHVYRTTECSKSTGKCFEISDAFRTYSSMARSFRDHGHFLKNNKRYAPAFGHTRNADEFIEQVWKAGYATDPKYVAKVTGIMKTYGLYRYDTWK; translated from the coding sequence ATGAGGCACACGACCCGACGACTGCTCACCGGCGCCGCGCTGGTGCTTGCCGCCGGGACCGGGCTGGGCATGACGCCCGGTTCGGCTTACGCGGCCGGAGTCTCCGCGACGGTCGACGTCGCCGGCCAGCTGAAGGTGCGTTCGGCGCCCAGCACCACCGCGAAGGTCGTCCGCTCGATCACCGACGGCAGGAAGGTCTCGATCGCCTGCGCGGTGAACGGGCCGACCGTCCGGGGCAAGGTCCGTACCACCAAGGTCTGGGACAGGCTCACCGACGGCAGCTACATCTCGCACGGCTACGTCCGCACCAGCGCCAAGATCCAGGCGTGCCGGACCACCCCTTCAAAGGCCACCGCGCCCCTGTACGTGACGGGCACCGTGCGCACCTCCGACGGTCCGGTCAACGCCCGTTCCGGGCCGGGAACCGGCTACGCCGTCGCGGGCAGCGTGGCGAACAACACCATCGTGAAGATCGCGTGCGCGGCGACCGGCCCGAGCGTGGCCGGGACGGTCCGGACGAGCACGCAGTGGGACAGGCTCTCCGACGGGCGGTACATCGCCCACGCGTACATGCTCTCCGGAACCGTGAAGACGACCTGCGCGCCGGTTGCGGCGCCCGCTCCCGTCCTCACGCCGGAGCAGTTCATCAAGGCCGCCGTCCCGGGCGCGCAGCAGGGCTGGCGGGAGTACGGCGTACCGCCGTCGGTGACGATCGCCCAGGCGATCCTGGAGTCCGGCTGGGGCAGGAGCGGCCTGTCGTCGGTCGACAGGAACTACTTCGGCATCAAGTGCCAGAACGACTACCACGGCCCGCACGCCACCGGCTGCCACGTGTACCGGACGACGGAGTGCAGCAAGTCCACCGGCAAGTGCTTCGAGATCTCCGACGCGTTCCGCACGTACTCCTCGATGGCCCGGTCGTTCCGCGACCACGGCCACTTCCTGAAGAACAACAAGCGGTACGCCCCGGCGTTCGGTCACACCAGGAACGCCGACGAGTTCATCGAGCAGGTGTGGAAGGCCGGCTACGCCACCGACCCCAAGTACGTCGCGAAGGTCACCGGGATCATGAAGACCTACGGCCTCTACCGCTACGACACCTGGAAGTAG
- a CDS encoding response regulator gives MIVVAEDHEDIRYVLKRSLERAGHRVVAAADGAAALEAVREHRPDLVVTDVDMPHMTGLDLCRAIRADDALRHIPVVVASGSLLPGDSRASEAGASATLLKPFVPAQLLALIAKLLPRPQV, from the coding sequence GTGATCGTAGTCGCGGAGGATCACGAGGACATCCGCTATGTGCTCAAGCGTTCGCTGGAACGTGCGGGGCATCGGGTGGTCGCGGCGGCGGACGGCGCCGCGGCGCTCGAAGCCGTCCGGGAGCATCGGCCGGACCTGGTCGTCACGGACGTGGACATGCCGCACATGACCGGGCTCGACCTCTGCCGGGCGATCCGGGCGGACGACGCGCTGCGGCACATCCCGGTCGTGGTGGCGAGCGGGTCGCTGCTGCCGGGCGACTCGCGGGCCTCCGAGGCGGGAGCGTCGGCGACGCTGCTGAAGCCGTTCGTGCCGGCCCAGCTGCTCGCCCTGATCGCCAAGCTGCTCCCGCGGCCACAGGTCTAG
- a CDS encoding LCP family protein: protein MDSENDRQPVDPAPEESGAEDARPEEPAVKRHRFRGMAGWKKALIVLGVLLLVIAGGLTGTGFYLYERYDNKVSRESLLPSRSAEDIAKSEENWASGPLNLLLLGSDSRAEEPDEESPIGERSDTIMLLHIAKARDHATFISIPRDSYVDVPAGGNWKGGKNKINSAFAFGGAPLTAATVSKLTGVTLDGAMIADFASIREMVDAVNGVNVCTWTKVTSLHTGRVWNPGCHDMDGEVALDFVRQRYSVEGGDFGRMRNQQTVVKALITKVQSSGALTNPLKLDTLLGIAAEALTVDESLDLRDLAFKVRDLRPDAIDYLTVPDTGVGLDTSAGSAVELDPDLSASLFKAVADDTVPQWLAENPQEATPGS, encoded by the coding sequence GTGGATTCAGAGAACGATCGCCAGCCGGTGGACCCCGCGCCCGAGGAATCGGGGGCCGAGGACGCCCGCCCGGAGGAGCCGGCGGTCAAGCGCCACCGGTTCCGCGGGATGGCCGGCTGGAAGAAGGCGCTGATCGTCCTCGGAGTGCTGCTCCTGGTGATCGCCGGCGGTCTGACCGGCACCGGGTTCTACCTCTACGAGCGGTACGACAACAAGGTCTCGCGCGAGTCGCTGCTCCCGTCCCGCTCGGCCGAGGACATCGCCAAGTCCGAGGAGAACTGGGCGTCCGGGCCCCTCAACCTGCTGCTGCTCGGCTCCGACTCGCGGGCCGAGGAGCCGGACGAGGAGAGCCCGATCGGCGAGCGGTCGGACACGATCATGCTGTTGCACATCGCCAAGGCGCGCGACCACGCCACGTTCATCTCCATCCCGCGCGACAGCTACGTCGACGTCCCGGCCGGCGGCAACTGGAAGGGCGGCAAGAACAAGATCAACTCGGCGTTCGCGTTCGGTGGGGCGCCGCTGACCGCCGCGACGGTGTCGAAGCTGACCGGGGTGACCCTGGACGGCGCGATGATCGCCGACTTCGCCAGCATCCGCGAGATGGTCGACGCCGTGAACGGCGTGAACGTCTGCACCTGGACCAAGGTGACCTCGCTGCACACCGGCCGGGTCTGGAACCCGGGCTGCCACGACATGGACGGCGAGGTGGCCCTCGACTTCGTCCGCCAGCGCTACAGCGTCGAGGGCGGCGACTTCGGCCGGATGCGCAACCAGCAGACCGTGGTGAAGGCGCTGATCACCAAGGTGCAGTCGAGCGGCGCGCTGACCAACCCGCTGAAGCTGGACACCCTGCTCGGCATCGCGGCCGAGGCGCTCACCGTCGACGAGAGCCTTGACCTGCGCGACCTGGCGTTCAAGGTGCGCGACCTGCGCCCGGACGCCATCGACTACCTGACCGTCCCGGACACCGGCGTCGGCCTGGACACCTCGGCCGGCAGCGCGGTGGAGCTCGACCCGGACCTGTCCGCGTCGCTGTTCAAGGCGGTCGCCGACGACACCGTCCCGCAGTGGCTTGCCGAGAACCCGCAGGAGGCGACGCCGGGGTCCTGA
- a CDS encoding ATP-binding protein, whose amino-acid sequence MHGERRAAGPLLAAGVLLTGLLVTVLVAAGLHAAQQDKAERVMDQRHAMAFAAVQTEIGRYRAMLEALAAGVSTQDELTWEKFDTATAPLDDAKLIGAAAMAYVAPVRTSELAAAQRRWRERGAEGLTLRAAAGRDEHYFAVFVRPLTDTEATVGGTDLASATELMAALDESRRIHATAVSDTYVLLRDRRKPVSAQQQSFVFAAPIWTRANTPEFRGWMVLGLRGRNFVSGVLDTISQGQLSGSIIATDSDGSKVTIADWSVPGEPDLTRQSLFDVGDRKWTLVTQADSGRLPGAGDHLPGLVLGGGALLSGLLAWLVWALATGRARARAQVEIATRELRETEAESSRQAGVLAAVLNTISDGVTVVDETGHMLVENPAGKRLMGTTVSNHHPEEWQQHYGVYRTDGKTPMPVGEMPLMRALAGEPSDGVELVIRNARRPEGVLISVDGRPLDPSAGLRGAVVVFRDITELRRYETDLQVFAGVVAHDLKAPLALARGHAEVALDDVAPGDPVHDRLVRIMQSTDRMDAMIDTLLAYTTARNAPLRITSVDLGVVVREVIDERVAHRAATWSIGPLPRVRADAAMLRHVLDNLVGNAFKYVRPGAVPSVEVSATPARQGWVRVEVADTGIGIPDGDKPRIFETFHRTEEAARYAGTGLGLAICRRIVERLGGEIGVADNPGGGTRFYFTLEEAPVPENADEDEEARVRAALDRALAERAAILEAAQLPGLGIPQPAEDQPLRAPRQERQRQD is encoded by the coding sequence ATGCACGGGGAGCGCCGGGCAGCCGGCCCGCTCCTCGCCGCCGGAGTGCTGCTCACGGGACTTCTGGTCACCGTGCTGGTGGCGGCCGGGCTGCACGCGGCCCAGCAGGACAAGGCCGAGCGCGTGATGGATCAGCGGCACGCCATGGCGTTCGCCGCGGTGCAGACCGAGATCGGGCGCTACCGGGCGATGCTGGAGGCCCTCGCCGCGGGCGTCTCCACCCAGGACGAGCTGACCTGGGAGAAGTTCGACACCGCCACCGCACCACTGGACGACGCCAAACTGATCGGCGCCGCGGCGATGGCGTACGTCGCGCCGGTCCGCACCTCGGAGCTGGCGGCCGCGCAACGCCGCTGGCGGGAGCGCGGCGCCGAAGGGCTCACCCTGCGCGCCGCGGCCGGCCGGGACGAGCACTATTTCGCCGTCTTCGTCCGGCCGCTCACCGACACCGAGGCGACGGTGGGTGGCACGGACCTGGCGAGCGCCACCGAGTTGATGGCCGCGCTGGACGAATCCCGGCGGATCCACGCCACAGCGGTCTCCGACACGTACGTCCTCCTGCGGGACCGGCGCAAGCCGGTCTCCGCGCAGCAGCAGTCGTTCGTCTTCGCCGCGCCGATCTGGACGCGCGCCAACACGCCCGAGTTCCGCGGCTGGATGGTGCTGGGGCTGCGCGGGCGCAACTTCGTGTCCGGGGTGCTCGACACGATCAGTCAGGGCCAGCTCTCCGGCTCGATCATCGCCACCGACAGCGACGGCAGCAAGGTGACGATCGCCGACTGGTCGGTGCCGGGCGAGCCGGACCTCACCCGGCAGTCGCTGTTCGACGTCGGCGACCGGAAGTGGACGCTGGTGACCCAGGCCGACTCGGGCCGGCTGCCGGGCGCCGGCGACCATCTGCCCGGCCTGGTCCTGGGCGGCGGCGCGCTGCTCAGCGGACTGCTGGCCTGGCTCGTCTGGGCGCTGGCCACCGGCCGGGCCCGGGCCCGCGCCCAGGTCGAGATCGCCACCCGGGAGTTGCGCGAGACCGAGGCGGAGAGCAGCCGCCAGGCCGGCGTGCTGGCCGCTGTGCTGAACACCATCAGTGACGGTGTCACCGTCGTCGACGAGACCGGTCACATGCTGGTGGAGAACCCGGCCGGCAAGCGCCTGATGGGTACCACCGTGTCGAACCATCATCCGGAGGAGTGGCAGCAGCACTACGGCGTCTACCGCACCGACGGCAAGACCCCGATGCCGGTCGGCGAGATGCCGCTGATGCGGGCGCTGGCCGGCGAGCCGTCGGACGGCGTGGAGCTGGTCATCCGCAACGCCCGCCGGCCGGAGGGCGTGCTGATCAGCGTCGACGGCCGTCCGCTGGACCCGAGCGCCGGGCTGCGCGGCGCGGTGGTGGTCTTCCGGGACATCACCGAGCTGCGCCGGTACGAGACGGATCTCCAGGTCTTCGCCGGTGTCGTGGCCCACGACCTGAAGGCGCCGCTCGCGCTGGCCCGGGGGCACGCCGAGGTGGCCCTCGACGACGTGGCGCCGGGCGATCCGGTGCACGACAGGCTGGTACGGATCATGCAGTCCACCGACCGGATGGACGCCATGATCGATACCCTGCTGGCGTACACCACCGCCCGCAACGCCCCGCTCCGGATCACCTCGGTGGACCTGGGCGTCGTCGTCCGCGAGGTGATCGACGAGCGGGTGGCGCACCGGGCGGCGACCTGGTCGATCGGGCCGCTGCCGCGGGTGCGGGCCGACGCCGCGATGCTCCGGCACGTGCTGGACAACCTGGTCGGCAACGCCTTCAAGTACGTCCGCCCGGGCGCGGTGCCGTCGGTCGAGGTGTCCGCCACACCGGCGCGGCAGGGCTGGGTGCGGGTGGAGGTCGCGGACACCGGCATCGGCATCCCGGACGGCGACAAGCCCCGGATATTCGAGACGTTCCATCGTACGGAAGAAGCCGCCCGTTATGCCGGAACAGGCCTCGGCCTCGCCATCTGCCGCCGCATCGTCGAGCGGCTCGGCGGCGAGATCGGTGTGGCCGACAACCCTGGCGGCGGGACCCGGTTCTATTTCACCCTGGAGGAGGCACCCGTGCCGGAGAACGCTGACGAGGACGAGGAGGCGCGCGTGCGGGCGGCCCTGGACCGGGCCCTCGCCGAGCGCGCGGCGATCCTGGAGGCGGCTCAGCTGCCCGGGCTGGGCATCCCGCAGCCGGCCGAGGATCAGCCGTTGCGGGCGCCCCGCCAGGAGCGCCAGCGCCAGGACTAG
- a CDS encoding phosphatase PAP2 family protein: protein MTALAPKPVRTVATPPHRSLRNTASPLLVTVLAAIGVAAIYFVFIRTTLGQAVDTAVMDGGDVNHPQVTDVLERALQYTHLTLLALVCVLAAAFGVIRRRLDLSIGATFIVIASNVTAQLLKARLDRPDLDGTAMPNSFPSGHVTAAASVVFVLVLVFPRAMRGMIGLGGAAYVAVVAIATVWAEWHRPSDAVAALLIVLACGGLVVGVIRLRRGGALRPLQLPNMLVMAILAVTGAVTAAAGLLGLLAVALAERGSPGFVSGQFAFLTGSAGIVACVAGTFIIWVRQTADEPPAARSSLSTGGSQ from the coding sequence TTGACGGCCCTCGCTCCGAAGCCGGTTCGCACCGTCGCCACGCCGCCCCACCGGAGTCTCCGGAACACGGCGTCGCCGCTGCTCGTGACCGTGCTCGCGGCGATAGGCGTCGCCGCGATCTACTTCGTGTTCATCCGGACCACGCTCGGCCAGGCCGTCGACACCGCGGTGATGGACGGCGGCGACGTCAACCACCCGCAGGTCACCGACGTGCTCGAACGAGCCCTGCAGTACACGCACCTCACGCTGCTCGCGCTGGTCTGCGTGCTGGCCGCGGCATTCGGCGTCATCCGGCGCCGCCTCGACCTCTCGATCGGCGCGACCTTCATCGTCATCGCCTCGAACGTCACGGCGCAGCTGCTCAAAGCCCGCCTGGACCGCCCCGACCTGGACGGCACGGCGATGCCGAACTCGTTCCCCAGCGGACACGTGACCGCTGCCGCCTCCGTGGTGTTCGTGCTGGTCCTGGTCTTCCCGCGGGCGATGCGCGGCATGATCGGGCTGGGCGGGGCCGCGTACGTCGCCGTCGTCGCGATCGCCACCGTCTGGGCCGAATGGCACCGCCCCAGCGACGCCGTCGCCGCCCTGCTGATCGTCCTCGCCTGCGGCGGACTCGTCGTCGGCGTCATCCGGCTCCGGCGTGGCGGCGCCCTCCGCCCCCTCCAGCTGCCCAACATGCTCGTCATGGCGATCCTCGCGGTGACCGGAGCGGTGACCGCCGCAGCCGGCCTCCTCGGCCTGCTCGCCGTGGCGCTCGCCGAACGCGGCTCCCCCGGGTTCGTCTCCGGGCAGTTCGCCTTCCTCACCGGCAGCGCGGGCATCGTCGCCTGCGTCGCCGGCACCTTCATCATCTGGGTGCGGCAGACGGCGGACGAGCCGCCGGCGGCCCGGTCTTCCCTCTCCACAGGAGGCTCTCAATGA
- a CDS encoding LamG-like jellyroll fold domain-containing protein, which produces MRNLKHTLFALLAVPALASPALAAPAAAAPAEVPAPGLVARYNFDGGATDGRIADLSGRGGPLTVRGANNGQVAITAAGAGRYASFPALCATGTTCPRALLEAADSATLDPGTRGFKWAATVKVTPAQLSGNANVMQKGVANSGSQWKLQISGKAGRAQCVLVAQGTGQKFTATSARPVADGGWHRVVCERSGPVLNVSVDGVPGARVAIPATLSVDNAMPLRIGGPNLQTGGDMYHGQIDDIYVQLA; this is translated from the coding sequence ATGAGGAATCTGAAGCACACGCTCTTCGCGCTCCTGGCCGTGCCGGCTCTGGCCTCCCCGGCTCTGGCCGCTCCGGCGGCTGCCGCCCCGGCTGAGGTGCCCGCGCCCGGACTGGTCGCCCGCTACAACTTCGACGGCGGCGCGACCGACGGCCGGATCGCCGACCTGTCCGGCCGGGGCGGGCCGCTGACCGTCCGCGGGGCGAACAACGGCCAGGTCGCGATCACCGCCGCGGGGGCCGGTCGGTACGCCTCGTTCCCGGCGCTCTGCGCGACCGGTACGACCTGCCCGCGGGCCCTGCTCGAAGCGGCCGACAGCGCGACCCTGGACCCGGGCACGCGCGGCTTCAAATGGGCGGCGACCGTCAAGGTCACCCCGGCGCAGCTGTCCGGGAACGCCAACGTGATGCAGAAGGGCGTCGCGAACAGCGGCAGCCAGTGGAAGCTGCAGATCAGCGGCAAGGCCGGCCGGGCACAGTGCGTGCTGGTGGCGCAGGGCACCGGCCAGAAGTTCACCGCCACCTCGGCGCGGCCGGTCGCCGACGGCGGATGGCACCGGGTGGTCTGCGAGCGATCAGGCCCGGTCCTGAACGTCTCGGTCGACGGCGTCCCCGGCGCCCGCGTGGCGATCCCGGCGACGCTGTCGGTGGACAACGCGATGCCGCTGCGCATCGGCGGCCCGAACCTGCAGACCGGCGGCGACATGTACCACGGCCAGATCGACGACATCTACGTCCAGCTCGCCTGA
- the hrpA gene encoding ATP-dependent RNA helicase HrpA produces MSISPATPPVAELRSRISELLPRDEHRLGRRLEGTRRIRDEAARSAALSEIAAEVDDAWRRVQARLAGVPKITYPEALPVSGRKDDIAAAIRDHQVVVIAGETGSGKTTQIPKICLELGRGVRGQIGHTQPRRIAARTVAERIAEELDRPLGNTVGYKVRFTDQVSDDTMIKVMTDGILLAEIQTDRMLRRYDTLIIDEAHERSLNIDFILGYLRELLPKRPDLKLVITSATIETQRFAEHFADAAGKPAPVIEVSGRTYPVEVRYRPLVTVTEDDVEEPQDLIDGISDAVDELPRDGDILVFLSGEREIRDTADALNKRDLRGTEIVPLYGRLSAAEQHRVFERHTGRRVVLATNVAETSLTVPGIRYVIDPGTARISRYSHRLKVQRLPIEPVSQASANQRKGRCGRTSDGICIRLYSEEDFEQRPEFTEPEILRTNLASVILQMTNLGLGDLARFPFIDPPDRRNITDGVKLLEELGALADRKLTPMGRQLAQLPVDPRLARMVIEADRQECLAEVMVIAAALSIQDPRERPADKQQQADERHARFVDKESDFFSYLNLWRYLREKQQELSGNQFRRLCRSEFLNYLRVREWQDIYSQLKQVARTLGLSLKEDWEAGVAPQPVHTALLAGLLSHIGFKDPEKREYLGARGAKFAIFPGSALFKRQPRWVMSAELVETSRLWGRVNARIEPEWAEKLAPHLVKRTYSEPHWDRKMGAVMAFEKVTLYGLPIVPRRRVGYGRVDPVVSRDLFIRHALVEGDWETHHKFYADNLRLLKQITDIENRARRRDIAVDDETVYALYDARIPADVVSSRHFDGWWKKARRENPDLLTFTREDVVNAGRDTVDPNAFPDAWLSQGVKLPLVYEFNPDSHADGVTVKIPLDLVNKVDADDFGWSVPGFRKDVVIALIRALPKQLRTAFVPVPDWAEAVLDRVPARRGPLPDAIGAELRRLSGTVVPADAWRPDQVPGHLRMNFRVVNEVGEVVAEGRDLDVLRRQLAPKVQATISRAAGNLERRGITTNDFGAIPRKVAQVRGGYEVNVWPALVDEGQSVAVKVFETESEQRTAMAAGTRRLLLLTLPPAARYLQGRLDNKAKLELSRGNPYRSIAELLDDCAGAAVDRLVADHGGPVWSSVEFASLRDHVRQDLVDAVANVVTQVQAVLATAYDVEQRVRTLRDPSLLPALADIRQQLKGLVHPGFVTETGWRQLHHMPRYLRGVVYRLDRLGGGLGRDRQLTTQIHEIESEYRELRAEAVTGGPAEEGLREIRWMIEELRINYFAQTLGTAYPVSDKRIYKAMDALPL; encoded by the coding sequence ATGTCGATTTCGCCTGCCACCCCACCGGTCGCTGAACTCCGCTCCCGGATCTCCGAGCTCCTTCCCCGTGACGAACACCGCCTGGGCCGCCGGCTCGAGGGGACCCGGCGCATCCGCGACGAGGCGGCCCGCTCGGCCGCGCTCTCCGAGATCGCCGCCGAGGTGGACGACGCCTGGCGGCGGGTCCAGGCCCGGCTCGCCGGGGTTCCGAAGATCACCTATCCGGAGGCGCTGCCGGTCAGCGGCCGCAAGGACGACATCGCCGCGGCGATCCGGGACCACCAGGTCGTGGTGATCGCGGGCGAGACCGGCTCCGGCAAGACCACCCAGATCCCCAAGATCTGCCTGGAGCTGGGCCGGGGCGTGCGCGGGCAGATCGGGCACACCCAGCCACGGCGGATCGCGGCCCGGACGGTGGCCGAGCGCATCGCCGAGGAGCTGGACCGGCCGCTCGGCAACACCGTGGGCTACAAGGTGCGGTTCACCGACCAGGTGAGCGACGACACCATGATCAAGGTGATGACCGACGGCATCCTGCTGGCCGAGATCCAGACCGACCGGATGCTGCGGCGCTACGACACGCTCATCATCGACGAGGCCCACGAGCGCAGCCTCAACATCGACTTCATCCTGGGCTACCTGCGCGAGCTGCTGCCGAAGCGCCCCGACCTGAAGCTGGTCATCACGTCGGCGACGATCGAGACGCAGCGGTTCGCCGAGCACTTCGCCGACGCCGCGGGCAAGCCGGCGCCGGTGATCGAGGTGTCCGGCCGGACGTACCCCGTCGAGGTCCGCTACCGCCCCCTGGTGACGGTGACCGAGGACGACGTGGAGGAGCCGCAGGACCTGATCGACGGCATCTCGGACGCCGTGGACGAGCTGCCCCGCGACGGCGACATCCTGGTGTTCCTCTCCGGTGAGCGGGAGATCCGCGACACCGCCGACGCCCTCAACAAGCGAGATCTTCGTGGTACGGAGATAGTCCCGCTCTACGGCCGCCTCTCGGCGGCCGAGCAGCACCGGGTGTTCGAGCGGCACACCGGCCGTCGCGTGGTGCTCGCGACGAACGTGGCCGAGACGTCCCTGACGGTTCCCGGCATCCGCTACGTGATCGACCCGGGCACGGCCCGGATCAGCCGGTACTCCCATCGGCTCAAGGTGCAGCGGCTGCCGATCGAGCCGGTCTCGCAGGCCTCGGCCAACCAGCGCAAGGGCCGCTGCGGCCGGACCTCGGACGGCATCTGCATCCGGCTCTACTCGGAGGAGGACTTCGAGCAGCGCCCCGAGTTCACCGAGCCGGAGATCCTGCGGACCAACCTGGCCAGCGTCATCCTGCAGATGACCAATCTGGGCCTGGGCGACCTCGCCAGGTTCCCGTTCATCGACCCGCCGGACCGGCGCAACATCACCGACGGCGTGAAGCTGCTCGAGGAGCTCGGCGCCCTCGCCGACCGCAAGCTCACCCCGATGGGCCGCCAGCTCGCCCAGCTGCCGGTCGACCCGCGGCTGGCCCGCATGGTCATCGAGGCCGACCGGCAGGAGTGCCTGGCCGAGGTCATGGTCATCGCGGCCGCCCTGTCGATCCAGGACCCGCGCGAGCGGCCCGCCGACAAACAGCAGCAGGCGGACGAGAGGCACGCCCGGTTCGTCGACAAGGAATCGGACTTCTTCAGCTACCTGAACCTGTGGCGTTATCTGCGGGAGAAACAGCAGGAACTGTCCGGTAATCAGTTCCGCCGGCTCTGCCGCAGCGAATTCCTGAACTACCTGCGGGTCCGCGAATGGCAGGACATCTATTCGCAGCTCAAGCAAGTAGCCCGTACCCTCGGCCTGTCCTTGAAGGAGGACTGGGAAGCGGGAGTCGCGCCGCAACCGGTGCACACCGCTCTGCTCGCGGGTCTTCTGAGCCACATCGGCTTCAAGGATCCGGAGAAACGCGAATACCTCGGCGCGCGGGGAGCGAAGTTCGCCATCTTCCCCGGATCGGCGCTGTTCAAGCGGCAGCCGCGCTGGGTGATGTCCGCCGAGCTGGTCGAGACGAGCCGGCTGTGGGGCCGGGTCAACGCGCGGATCGAGCCGGAATGGGCCGAGAAACTCGCGCCGCACCTGGTCAAGCGCACCTACTCGGAGCCGCACTGGGATCGCAAGATGGGCGCCGTCATGGCGTTCGAGAAGGTGACCCTCTACGGCCTGCCGATCGTTCCGCGCCGCCGCGTCGGTTACGGAAGGGTCGACCCGGTCGTCTCCCGGGATCTGTTCATCCGGCACGCGCTCGTCGAGGGCGACTGGGAGACGCACCACAAGTTCTACGCCGACAATCTTCGTCTTCTGAAGCAGATCACCGATATCGAGAACCGCGCACGGCGGCGCGACATCGCGGTGGACGACGAGACGGTCTACGCGCTCTACGACGCGCGCATTCCGGCCGACGTGGTGTCCTCACGCCATTTCGACGGCTGGTGGAAGAAGGCCCGCCGGGAGAACCCGGATCTGCTGACCTTCACCCGCGAGGACGTCGTCAACGCCGGTCGCGACACGGTCGACCCGAACGCCTTCCCGGACGCGTGGCTCTCTCAGGGCGTCAAGCTGCCGCTCGTCTACGAGTTCAACCCCGACTCGCACGCCGACGGCGTCACCGTGAAGATCCCGCTCGACTTGGTCAACAAGGTGGACGCGGACGACTTCGGCTGGTCGGTGCCCGGGTTCCGCAAGGACGTCGTGATCGCGCTGATCCGGGCCCTGCCGAAGCAGCTGCGCACCGCGTTCGTCCCGGTCCCGGACTGGGCCGAGGCCGTGCTCGACCGCGTGCCGGCCCGCCGCGGCCCGCTGCCCGACGCCATCGGCGCCGAGCTGCGCCGCCTCTCCGGGACCGTCGTCCCGGCCGACGCCTGGCGCCCCGACCAGGTCCCCGGGCACCTGCGGATGAACTTCCGGGTGGTCAACGAGGTGGGCGAGGTGGTCGCCGAGGGGCGCGACCTCGACGTGCTGCGCCGCCAGCTCGCGCCGAAGGTGCAGGCCACCATCTCGCGGGCGGCCGGCAACCTGGAGCGCCGCGGCATCACCACGAACGACTTCGGCGCCATCCCGCGCAAGGTGGCTCAGGTGCGCGGGGGCTACGAGGTGAACGTCTGGCCGGCCCTGGTCGACGAGGGCCAGTCGGTCGCCGTGAAGGTGTTCGAGACCGAATCCGAACAGCGCACCGCGATGGCTGCCGGCACCCGGCGGCTCCTGCTGCTGACCCTGCCGCCGGCCGCGCGCTACCTGCAGGGACGGCTCGACAACAAGGCCAAGCTGGAACTGTCCCGCGGCAACCCGTACCGCTCGATCGCCGAGCTCCTCGACGACTGCGCCGGCGCCGCGGTGGACCGCCTGGTCGCCGACCACGGGGGACCGGTCTGGTCGTCGGTCGAGTTCGCCTCGCTGCGCGACCACGTCCGGCAGGACCTGGTCGACGCCGTGGCGAACGTGGTGACCCAGGTGCAGGCCGTGCTCGCCACCGCGTACGACGTCGAGCAGCGCGTGCGGACCCTGCGCGACCCGTCGCTGCTGCCCGCCCTCGCCGACATCCGCCAGCAGCTGAAAGGCCTGGTCCACCCCGGTTTCGTCACCGAGACCGGCTGGCGGCAGCTGCACCACATGCCGCGTTATCTGCGCGGCGTCGTCTACCGCCTGGACCGGCTCGGCGGCGGTCTCGGCCGTGACCGCCAGCTGACCACGCAGATCCACGAGATCGAGTCGGAGTACCGCGAACTGCGCGCCGAGGCGGTGACCGGCGGCCCGGCCGAGGAGGGGCTGCGCGAGATCCGCTGGATGATCGAGGAGCTGAGGATCAACTACTTCGCGCAGACGCTCGGCACCGCGTACCCGGTATCGGACAAACGGATCTACAAGGCGATGGACGCCCTGCCTCTCTGA
- a CDS encoding DUF6401 family natural product biosynthesis protein, whose protein sequence is MTNENLAIAPLADLAAAGPAAACLDDVMARIGVDGLAAAFASPALLALIDQHAAAVRDALADAGRVVGAEGLASYTRSIAAGAARRGRSLPIAGQAPTTAAGWLSAEWSLLRLLGVCLLAVESDLR, encoded by the coding sequence ATGACGAACGAGAACCTCGCCATCGCCCCGCTCGCCGACCTTGCCGCCGCCGGTCCGGCCGCCGCCTGCCTCGACGATGTGATGGCTCGGATCGGTGTCGACGGCCTGGCCGCCGCGTTCGCCTCACCGGCCCTGCTGGCGCTGATCGACCAGCACGCGGCCGCCGTCCGGGACGCCCTCGCCGACGCCGGCCGGGTGGTCGGCGCCGAAGGGCTGGCCTCGTACACCCGCTCGATCGCGGCCGGCGCCGCCCGCCGGGGCCGTTCGCTGCCGATCGCCGGCCAGGCCCCCACGACGGCCGCCGGCTGGCTGAGCGCCGAGTGGTCGCTCCTGCGCCTGCTGGGCGTCTGCCTCCTCGCCGTCGAATCAGACCTGCGCTGA